The genomic segment ACACTTCTACTTGTTGTTGCTACTTTTGATAAGATAAGACATGATAAGACAGTACTAGACACACTTGCTGCACGGTCTCTTACTACAACAAACTGCAAAGCAAGCCAGATCATTTGTTCCATATAATTTAATAACAGCACAAAAAAGACCCAGAGGTTAAAGTTAAGTGGCTGAATACTCTGAATACTTgtagacagctagcagctcctgcctgtcactcaaagaggccacaccCCCTAATTATTAATCACTTTAGCCTTCCTATAATGTAAACAAGTTCAGCCCGTATACATGTCATGAAAAGAGAAATGAGGACCCAAATAGTTTTTTTGTActgggctgtaaacatgttaatttgtgCTGTAAAgtctgacattttaacatggggctctatggggactgactcactgcaggagacagactctagtggacactggaggaactgcagctgtaaagttagacattttaacatggggctctatggggactgactcactgcaggagacagactctagtggacactggaggaactgcagctgtaaagttggacattttaacatggggctctctATGGGGATGGACTCACTGCAGGCAGACACCCTCTAGTGCACGCTGAATGAACTGCAGCCACATTTACAGGTTTTACAGTAATCCACGGACAAACATCTCAGTACTACAGTCAATAATTTCTAATCCACAGTGATGCCGATTACCGTTTCCGCCCCTGCTCCTGGCCTGTAACATGAAACCCTGAAACTCTGTGGAGCTGCTTGTCTCCACTTCCAACATCACtgcaaggagagagaaagagagggtcATGTTACTGTGATACAGAAAGGATGGGATTCTTTCACCTGTGAACTGTTACACACAACCCCACCCCACAGTGGAGAGGTGGAGTCAGGAAGAactgaggggggaggaggaggggggtcagTTCAGATGTGGAGGTCAGAGGGTGAAGTGGGTGAGGGAATACCTGTGATGACTCCTCCAGGCCTGTAGGTGGTGCTGGAGGTGGACACCATGAAGGGGGGGCTGCTAGTGGAGGGGGTGAAGGGTGGGTGTACCGGCATCAAGCTGCCACAGGAGAACGCCACTGAGCCATTAggaaagcacacacactcctcgacacagcacacacacaccaacactgcaaacaacctgagggctgtgagaGAGACctgcaacagacagacagacaggcatgaagacagacagacagacagacagacagacacacacacacacacacacacacacacacacacacacacacacacacacacacacacacacacacacacagacaaacacacacacacacacacacacacacacacagacaaacacacacacacacacacacacacacacacacagagacagacagacagacacacagacagacagactttaattgtttgatatgacatcatcatcatcgtgtgtttatcagtttaatatcacAGTTATCTACACAGACTTTGACAGCGAGCTGAAGAGAGATGCAGCCGGTCCTGACAGGTTTCCATTCCTTTGAGTAAATATAAGATCCTAACAATAAATAGCctataaactttttaaaatcaagttacaaagtgctttacagggAAAGCAATCCTAAAACAATGACTCAAAACAACAATGGCCGGTAAACGTTTGTCTGAAGAAGGTGATGTAAACTCAGCTGACCTCCTCGGGCAGATCGCTTCACAGTTTATAGCAAAtatttaaatcacttctttcCTGCTGATATTTAATGCTTTGAATGATGTATTACACTGTTGAATCATCATCCTGgcagaaacagatttttttaaacatctctcAGTCTCGTCTTCTGTCTCAACGTCGTCACCACACTGACAGCTCCTCAGCATTATCATCTCAGTTCAtaaacattttctaactgaTTAGATGTCAACATTCGATATGACAAACAGTCAAAAAAGGACATGAATGTTACCTTTAAATGATGATAGTGTAAAATGAGATATTTTCTGTGTGAATCATGTGATcaaaatcagaaatactttattgattctGGAGGGAATTTGGTCACCAGATTTCAGCTGTCCTATAAGCCTTCATATCTTAAACATACTTTAGAAATAATACTTCTAAAATGAAGATGTTTATTTGTCTAGCTGtgaatattatatatttatatttcgtttttttttaacattcaacagacaAAGCAGACTATATGTCCCGTAATAAGTGAGTCTTCAGTTCAGTAACCACAGTAACACATTTGTATCATTACAATGGTACAACATGTATAAGCACATTATATTTATCACATTTATCACATTTATCACAACAAGGTCATATTTTGAAACTTTTGTCAAGTCTGTTTGATCCTCTGATTTAGGTATCGTCATACCCTTACCTCTGTGTCCTACCACTTTGTCCCAAAATGGGTTTTACAAGTTTACATTGCCAAAGTGCAGTGAAAATCTTTCAGTGTTTACAACGAGTCACACTTGTCtaatttaaaattattattaacaGTAATATTAGTTTGTCATTGTTCTTTGTATTAATACTTATCACTTAACTCACCTCCTGAGCTTCTAACATGTCATTCAAACGCTGTGATCTGaagacagaaacactgaagtcaACGTGTTGTCATGGAAACTGAAGTCAGCTCTGACTTTAATATCACATCATTGATATTTCAACACAGTTTAAGTTAGACTCTGAATCCCGTCTCTTAGTGTGAACATATCTCtgtagacaaagatgatcgtgAAGTACTCACCATGTTTGGAGCTGtgtcctgcacacacacacacacacacacacacacacacacacacacactttcttcaCTGTTTATGAGTTTATAGAAATGATAAAAAGCTGAAGTGCCGTCTGTCAGTGAACGACTCCTCGCGTGTTGTTGAGAGCTGATCAGGTGAGTGATCTGTGAGTGTTCAGGTGTGTAATGTGCTTTCACCCAGCCATCATCCATTGGGACCCCTCTtcctgttaccatggcaatgtaaATTGTTCACAGTAAACAACACATTGGGACAGAGAAACAGGTCAGGTTACAGGTGAGATTAGTAATTAGTGTGTTCTGTTAACTGGTCCTTCAGGTAAAACCAACGTATAGTCTACCTCCTCTTTTGGGTAACCATTCAACCCCCAGAGTGGGTTTCTATGGTTACTCTGAAATTTAAGCTTTTCTCTTATTCATTGGTTGTCCTGTtcctcagtttgtgtttttcctcttgtTATTCAATCTTCTCCGCCCATGTTCCTGAAAGTTCTCAGGAGGAGCTTTGTTGTGTTTCCGCAGCATTTGGAGCTCAAATCACAAGCAGACGCAGACGCTTGACAAAtgggctgattttttttaattctgtatgtgtgtaagagtcaacaaagaacaaaaacagcaacgAAGACTACATTTAGGACCACTGATGACTCAGAATCCCTCAGGAGGGAAGTTCTCCTGAAGTAATCTGGACTTCCTGAAGATAAAGTCAATAATCAtcacacacatctttaaaaatgtaaaggttAACCAGAGGACGAATGCCTTTATGTTCAGTGTTTCAAAGATGTCATACCGTCTCACTTATAGCTGAAAGACTAGCTACTAGATAATCTGACTCTGCTAGCACCTTCAGCCCGTTGTTATCAACGcatgtgtattcaactgttaccatgacgactataGGCCGTGGATAAATGTCTACATTGGAGAAGCTCATTGATGACATACTAGCTGAGATAGGTTTGTAAAGGTTCCAAACTTATGAAGCTAACTTAAAGATCgaagaggaaagagacaacTTCTTGGTGTcagattgatttattgatttatttgtatcaAACCTGAAACATAACTCGGGTTGGACGACTTCCTGCCAACGATGACTAGCGATAACGATACATGCTAACATTACGTctcaatctgttctgaataatacTCTGCCCTTAGAGCTTACCTACTTGTTGGGCAGTAGTGTGACAGCATCATAGCGTCAGGTTTGCAGACTGCTGTTTAGTAAAGGCCATTATGTAAAAGCCTGTCCAATGTTTCCTCTACTCCGgcttcttctctttccctcctctgagcttcatccgtcaccgtcctcttcctcttagcctcagccgttGTTTCAAACAGTACAGGGACGAGTGGCTTCTTTTTAtaactgaaggctgctgtgtgaagtaGAGCCGTAAAGCCACACACACTTCTTATGAGATGACCTCGGCCTGTTGCTAAGGTTACAAAACAGGTAACTGGAGCACtctggacatgagagagacgccatCCTACCTACTggaagttattgtgctattaCATTGATCTTTAAAACAACTatttttaaggtggaaaagttacatattgttgctatAAAAGGCAtaatatggtaaatggacttgagcttatatagcacttttctagtcttccaactactcaaagcgcttttaaaccacatgtcacacccacccattcacacactgatggtagtgatgatcgctatgtagtatcatccatcagaagtaacattcatacaccgccaccaaagcagagggagcaattcggggttaagtgtcttgcccaaagggGATTGAACCCtgaaccttctggttgagaggtgatgactctaccaactgagccacagcctgcCCCATATGTAACATTCTTAATATTGATATAAAAATCACATTAGTGGAAATATAAAGTGGAGCGATGACTTCCTCTGGATTTGTTGATCtctggtctgtgttcacacagatgGGGCGgagcttccttcagcttgtttatgtttcactcgGAGGCTTAGACTTGTTTCacacatgtttctttttccctGAGTGAAGCCCCTCCCTCTATGGGGGGGCGAGAGAGACGGTcccgcccactcagggacgCTGTTACTAGTGGAACAATGACAGAGTGTAACTCAAAATccaacagactttccaaaccaACGAAAAGACTTAACTCCCCAATCGACTTTGAGATGCATCTCATTATTTGACTGCAGAATCAGCAGCTCTTGTCTGCTTcctctgccttacagaacgctGTTAGTGAAACAGGACGGAGGTGTGTCCGTAGTGAgcatttgttttgatctgaaagTGGCATAATAAGACTTTAACTACAAGACACAGTATCTCTTTTTGACCTCCTAAAACAAGAAGGTTCTGGCCAACAGACACTGCAACGACTGTTTTATTTATGCTGTGTGTTGGCATTACTGAATATTAAAAATACCAAAGATTcactaaaaaggaaaaatgacAGCAGTAGAGCAGCGCCTCCTGAGCTTAAAggactgtttttgtaaatgtagtctggagggggtggggggggcatcTGTAATCATGCTGTCAGACACTTAGAAACaccaatctgagcctgtcagggaaAAAACAGCAGCTCTTAGTGGATGTGTTGATGTTAGAAGAATtggatcaggaggatttcactgctgcaggttCAGCTGCTCGTTGATGCAACTTTCTGGGGCGATCCTTCATTTCCTTAACCCTTATTCACTTGGacccaaaatacaaaaaaaataataataaaaaagaggggggtagtaaaaaaagaaaaactgaagtaACTTATAGCAATTGAAGGAGATTCACTTTCAGGGACatgcaacaaataaataaatatctccAGAGAGCATTATAATAATTATGACCTTTATTCATGTTTCTAAACTCGGAATGGTTTGCTTCTTCTTCCGTGTAACACAAACAGGTGAGCAGGCAGCACGTTGTGACCTGAAGTGAGTCTATGTTCACATTACAAGGGTGGAGCAGTAAAGAGACGTACGGTCGATTCAGGTTGTTGCTATAGGAAACGGAAACTTTGTGTTGAATACTATTTGACTGAGATCTCTATGAGGAAGCAGTGGGATTGATTCATAtatacttttttaaacataaaggGGGATGACACTACCTCACACAAAACCAGATTTGACATTTTGGAGGAACCAGAATTTATAACATTTAGGGACAGGCGGTGAGGACAGTGACCACAgggtgacctctgacctcagtggcaggaggaggagtaaaaAGATAAATGTCATGAGGCCGTACATTTGTAGCAGCAGGTTCTGTGTAGCACCATGTGACCTCGGGGTACCAGTGGTTTGAGGTGAGTGGTTTCAGTTCAGACTTCAGGGTCTCGGTGCCTTACAGGACTGGCAGCAGGCCTTCCTGTAGTACCAGTGAGAGCACAGTTTCACCTTCAGGACCAGGGCACAGTTTGCTGTAGGTTTGTCTTGGCAGGAGTCGTCTATGGCTACTGACGCAGCTGGCGCAGCTGCTGATAGCACACAAacatgagaagaagaagagaaaaacagtgttagaaaaacacttTGTGAGGGTGACGCATGTCGGAGCTGAAAGTGTAGCACACATGTTGCATCAGGTTGTGTTTGTTGTAGCACCTGGAGCCTCTGTCGGACAGCTCTGGATCTCACAGCTCTGCCGGGCCTCTGGCTTCAGAGCAGAGTCACAGCTGTGGCCCCGAGTAACAAGCTCCTCCCCCTGGTAACACTTCACCTCTCGAACCTGGACGCCGCTCCCACAAGTCTTACTGCACTGAGGGGGGGGAAGAGCAGACAGggaatttagattttttttttttttttaaccaaaaccAAGAGCTGGATCTCCTGaacatcatttttaaagtaCATAACCTCTCTCTGGACTTAGTTACCTGGGACCAGGATGTGGTGAACCACTTGGAGCAGGGTCTCTGGAAGCAGGACGAGCTGCTCTCTGGTCTGTTGCTCTGATCACAGCTGCTTTCTGGAAACTCTTTGAACACACCACCTTCTAGGCCCGAGCACACCACCTGACGCTGCCGCACGCCACGCCCACAAGTAGCattacactgacacacacacacacacacacacacacacacacacacacacacacacacacacacacacacacacacacacacacacacacacacacacacacacacacacacacacacacacacaggtcagttAAAGGACACATGGGAAAGTGGACTCAATGTGGGTCTTTCAGATTACAAATTGAGTGAGTGTGATGACTTTGAGCATATTTCCTCTCATTTATCCCCCAACATCACAAGTTCACACACGTCAAGCTGCTACCTCACTGTTTCTATAACTGTTCAAAACTGAATCCAAACTGTGACTCAGTGGAAGTCACACTTGAGTATGATTCTCTGTCTTTTTTGCTTTCTTCATACTTGTGGTTATTTTTTCTCCTGTGATGGGACAGTTGGATggggtttgtttttctgtttgcatgaTGTGaagcatgtttacatgtttctgtatctgtgagccacattcttctttttctagtttttttgtatgttgtgtTGAAATcaattagaaaatgtttttatgaactgTTTTCAGTTCAACGTTTTACCTGTTGCCACTCTTGTTCCACCCAGTGGGGGGCGCAATCTCTGTCTCCACACGGATGGATGGCCAGCGGGCGCAGGGATTGGTCGCACTGCTCCTCTGACATCACAACCCCACCTGATGATCGACACATCACAGCACGGACCATCCGCCCCTCGCCACACACACCCGagcactgagacacacacacgcacgcacgcacgcacgcacgcacgcacacacacacagacacacacacacgacctcCAGTATTGTatctttagtgtgtgtgtgtgtgtgtgtgtgtgtgtgtgtgtgtgtgtgtgtgtgtgtgtgtgtgtgtgtgtgtgtgtgtgtgtgtgttaatttaCTCACAGGTCCCCAGTCAGTGACTGTCCATCTTCTGTCACAGGGCGGGCCTTCACATTCCTGGCTTTCTATTGGCTGAGAGGATCTGTTGCAGAGTCTTATTTCCATTGAGCAACGGACCTCTCGACTACGAACTCCCCGAGAGCCACACCGTGCagaacactgacacacacacacacacacacacacacacacacacacacacacacacacacacacacacacacacacacacacacacacacacacacacacacacacacacacacacacacacacacacacacacacaatgttaaCACCATAACACAGACCATGAAGAACTGACGAGAACAAAAGTTGACTAACATGTAATAAAATTGTAATTTATtctgtaataaaacaaaattctccccctatccctcttcctgcatcttatcccatctctccccctatccctttccaacccaggccaaagatttctgccttttaataagacagtgttttcttaccactgtaacttttgctgctttgctaaactgctcatgatggataggccgggtctttgtaaaatagcaataagtaaggtcttttacctgctttttgtaacataacaatgagtaaggtctttttacctgctcttttgtaatgttaacagacaaagagtaaggtattttacatgctttttgtaaagtgtcttgagataacacttgttatgagttgacgctatacaaaataaattgaattgaattgaattgaattaataaacatgtttataatgCTGCTACATGAGGAGAAGAGGAGTAATTTCTGTTTCGAGTTTTCAACACACACGGATCTCAGCTGTTTTCAGTGAGAGAAccagtgtgtctgtgcatgtttaATAGAGGTATTATTACCTAAACAAGTTAAATTGTGCTAAAACGGTGGCATTTTAGAACCAATACCTGAACCAATAAGAGTAAGGATATAATAGTTGAAAAGCCTTTGTTCCAACCTCATTTGCTTCTGCGAGCCACATCGACGTGTAGCCTGAAGCTCACTTTGCTAAGAACTGGGGAAGAAGGCGTTTAAGTTTGCTGCTTCCTTTGCATGgtacaaattacaaaaaaaagctgaaacttAATGAACTTCTAACGTTGGACGCTTTTAAGAGGAGGTTAAAAGACAtttggctgtagatgttctccctgatgtgtTGGTGGATGATTTGGACAAACGTTTGCTGTTCAGAtgagttttttgtgtgttttaatgcctaatgatgtatttttgtgtttgaatgtttggctgctcgttgtCTGTGTGAAACTCTAttcattgtgctgctgcctgtcttggtcAGCAAACTCTTGAAAAATGAGTTTTCTTtactggttaaataaaggttaaaaaagcaGCCTCTCTCTGTAGATGTTCAGGGGACACCTAAATATAAGGTTTGTAATGTGTTGTTGTGCTACTTTCCCAGAAACTCAAAAGTTAACAAACcgttactgttgttgtttttcagtcttaTATTTAAATTTCAGTTTGATGTAATGCTTATTTACACTGTTTGATACTGATGTGGAATAATGGATACTTACTGgcagatctgttttttttttaaacgtttggTAGCTTTGAGCTTCTTTAAGATTTGAAGAACATATCATTTAGagtttgtttgacttttattaccagaaaaaatatatatatttaaaatccaaatccctcaaacagaaacatgttgcctgtgctgctgctgtgttacCTCTGACCACTCAGACACCTCCCACTGGGGTCCACAGCTCTGACCCAGGCAGACCTTCCTATTGGCTGGTTTGTGGAGGTCATGTGACAAACACAGTGAATCGTAGACGGAAGAATCGAGGCCGGGTGAAAGCATCTTCCAGCAGCGCACGGTTCGATACTGAACGCCCTCCCCACAGGTTCGAGAGCACTCACTCCATCCACTCGTCTCCCacctgaggagaggaggggtggCAGGTTTATCGTTTTAGAGAAAACATAGCCCATTGATATGTAATGCAGGTTTAGAGCTGCGTTATGCATCTTTGGAGGAATTATTAAGAGCTAGCTCGATGTAGCAGTTTTTATGCTAACATGACAAGTCACATGTTAGTACTGTGCCTCAGTAAGGGCAGTGAGGACAGAGTCGGATATAGAGGACAGTGAGGGCAATTGGGAGTAAGGAAAATGAGGACAGTCACAACAGTGAGGACAGtgaggacactgaggacagTGATATGAGGAGTGAAGACAATCAGGAATGAGGACAATCAGGAGTGAGGACAatgaggacagagaggacaatgaggacagagaggacaaTGAGGACAATGAGGACAgtgaggacagagaggacagagaggacaaTGAGAACAGAGAGGACAatgaggacagagaggacaaTGAGAACAGAGAGGACAATGAGGACAGTAAGGACAGAGAAGACAGTGATGACAGTACCTTGGAGGACACTCCTTTCCGGTGCAGAACTCGTGTGTGGGCTCCGGTCTGGCCAGAGAGTCACAATAACTGTCGTCCACTTCAGTTCCATCATAGCGCACACAGAGGGCGTAACTAGTAGTAATACCTGGagatacaaaaacaacatgtttaaagaAGCTTCACAATGTAGCTTTACTGCAATCACTGTTTGACTAGTATGCTGACTCCCAGAGCCCAAAGCTGCCATGAAGGAgcaagagcgagagagagagagagagagagggagagagggggggcgagagagagagagagagagagggagagaggggggagcgagagagagagggggagcgagagagagggagagagagagagagggagagagagcgagagtgagggagagagagagagggggagagggagagggggggagcgagagagagagagagagagagagagagagagagagagagcgagcgagcgagggGGAGGTTTCActcaaaagaacaaataaaccTGTCTGCAGCtccaaacaaatgttttgtttttatgcagcTCTTCTTtgtactgtgtgtctgtgtgacatcCAGGGCACAGAGTTCAAATTCACAGATTGGCACAGCAACATGATGTTATGAAACAGTTaattatgtaaataaattaaagtgtttatgtgtttacCTGTTGTACAGGTGGAGCTGCATGGAGCATAAGCAGAAATCTTCCAGCGATACATGTCTGCCAAACTCACATCTGGATCCAGACCCACATCAAAGTCATTactgcagacacagagacagacaggcacacatCTCACACCTGATAttcaacacttaaaaaaacccacaaataaAGATTCTCGTTTGGTTAGAAAAGGAAAATAACGTCGTGTCATAAAACAAACCTCAGCTGTCACTGAAAAGATTTAAACAGAAATGCtttaagtgattaaaaaaaaaatatcatgacTTAAGAAGAGTGTTGAAGtataattttaaaaacacaaaacatgtgacatgaCAGTGACACACACCTCTCTGTACCAACTGCCTGGACCGCAGACACCTGATGCAGCTGCACCAGGACGGCagcgtgtgtgtctgagtgtgtgtcaggaACTGTGTGCACTTTAGTGTCTGTGGAGGACGGTGTGTCAAcatgtgtgtcagtgagtgtgtggtTGACGGAGTGTGTGTTTAACTGGGTGAGGgagtgtgtgtataagtgtgtctGGTTGTAGTGTAATTCCTCTAGTAGCAGGTAGGGGGCGTCTTCCggcagagctgcaggaggaacaCTCTGGCTGCCTGTGAACAGATGGATACAGAAGCAGGCTTTTTATGGACCTGAAATACAGAGCTCCCTTAAAAGAAGAGCAACAGtctcatcattatttttttatttcaataaatcactgccttttttcttttttacttttaccaAAACGTGCatacacatactcacacacacacacaaaaaaagaaagagatacaaacaagaggggaactgtggtacgatacagttttgcaagcagatttagacaaaaacaaacaaacaaaacaaaaggaaaagggtcagtaaataaaatgaataaattagaaagagggacaaaataagtaaatgagcaaacaggacaaagaaaaacatggggacAGTATAGTAACACAATTATGTAAAATCAAACTGGTGAGataggttgtacacatggtgatgatttttggtgttacttgtttgtttttgttttgtttttcactttgtatgggTGCTAACATGATGATTGCCAAATACAGACTGtttgtaaattatattaaaattgttgtgctgatttcctctctcctcctcgtttACTCGCCTGGTTCTGCTGTGGCATCAACTCATCAAAATGGTGGTGAGAATTGTGGAGTAtatttggtaacactttatattaaggtgcttgtaataagcataaataacaggtaataagtcacttataagtcacttataggctcttattagaaacgTATTAACACTTGACttcatgagtgttaattaaataattaaattaatataaattaatttataattggcttgtaagaaattaattaacacaaagaaacttgtttatagacAACTTATCAACgttcataaaatgtttattaacattgataagactttattaggttcaCATTAATGCCGtataaagattaataaatactttattatgcacttattacaAGTTCcaagctcctctgcaggttctggatctaaagtgggaacactacttataaatattaataaattaTTATGCACTCATTAACAgtctataaacaagtttctgtgttaattaatatcttgCAAGCCAATTATAAATcaatttatagtttaattaaccctcatgaagtcttattaatgttaataaacatcttaataatgtttatgacggtatataaagtgtcagtacatttctaataagagcctgtcttataagacataataaatgtgttaattatgcctatattaacacttataataataataataataataataataataataataataataatgtatactttattgatcccgcgaggggaaattcgtttttacactctgtctagttaacatgctacacaaacatagcaTTACAACattatatagtcttatttgtgttaataagaatctaataaggtcttataagtgacttattacctgttattaatgcttattacacGCACCTTAACATAAAGTGTTACTGCATATTTTGTTGAATTCAGTGAGTTGGTTTTTGAGTTTGGCTGATTGTTGTCCCATTGATAACTGTTGTGTAAGGAGGTCTAACCATTGTGATGTGCCCCCACTGCTTTTAAATGATCTGCCTTCATTAACCATTACAATGACGGTAAACATCAATCAGGACAGTAACAGTCTTCAGACTACTTTTTCCTCATTACATCTTTGTACCTTCATATTGATATTATCGGTGTCCattctgtaaattcacattgcatttctTAAACACAGCACAGCGGGaactccacatacacacacagtcagacgagcacacacacacacatacacatagcTGCACTCCCCCCACTGGATCAGCTGAAACCATCTCGCTTCTttacgcctctgttactaccccCAAAGAGGGTACATAGGTGGGATCACTACGTCCCCCCAATTACACCTCTGAAACTTGAAAGGGCAGACTGACCAGGGCCTTGTGTAACCATGAGACCATCATCTCTCTGAAGAGCATGTGATGTCAGAAGATCCTGAACACGATCACGACAGGTTGAGGCTTTTTCCATTCAGACACTACTTCAAACGTAACAATGAACCTCTCCAGGTTACAGGACGTGATGACGTCACAGTGAAGTCGTCCTTTGACCCTTTTGTTTATTAAGAATCATCACTTCCTCTCTTTATTCTGTCAGACATTTGGGTG from the Labrus bergylta chromosome 4, fLabBer1.1, whole genome shotgun sequence genome contains:
- the si:ch211-267e7.3 gene encoding ADAMTS-like protein 2 isoform X3, with product MFGNGGFALPVCSFLLLHLPVLPLNNNNWHGKDRSGGRVEQQQRDSPSPPHSVGGQNGKQTSDKEEVFQWWGEWSSWSSCSRSCGGGVRSQERHCLIQRLSTTQNVNSSYCVGSPKQYQLCPNQPCPSPSVSFKQHQCSQFNSKAFGRRYFQWIPLYPADYISISNKPCDLQCTTISGERQLLVPAHDGTFCSDTKYHGVCIEGFCQPVGCDGQLYSSKTVDRCGVCGGNGTSCQRVSGSYRKALTQLGYVFITNIPAGASDIQIIERHKTENVLALSDEAGHFFFNGHSVFDHPQNFRVAGTVFKYRRPSNVFSDGLEYIIAQGPTVQGLNVMYYNLNGKLPHITYEFTIPSRDVTSERLPTGPSYSHLNLTHYAVKEGVRGDQLRKSNQSRGSAASFNHYNTQLGADDHSDVQEEEEEEEEEEEEEEELVWEIRTPSPPPPAAMLVFRPADVTSHVISHNDVEERGPPAPSGYRGSSNLIDEPSTADDNTLLLAFPGSQSVPPAALPEDAPYLLLEELHYNQTHLYTHSLTQLNTHSVNHTLTDTHVDTPSSTDTKVHTVPDTHSDTHAAVLVQLHQVSAVQAVGTESNDFDVGLDPDVSLADMYRWKISAYAPCSSTCTTGITTSYALCVRYDGTEVDDSYCDSLARPEPTHEFCTGKECPPRWETSGWSECSRTCGEGVQYRTVRCWKMLSPGLDSSVYDSLCLSHDLHKPANRKVCLGQSCGPQWEVSEWSECSARCGSRGVRSREVRCSMEIRLCNRSSQPIESQECEGPPCDRRWTVTDWGPCSGVCGEGRMVRAVMCRSSGGVVMSEEQCDQSLRPLAIHPCGDRDCAPHWVEQEWQQCNATCGRGVRQRQVVCSGLEGGVFKEFPESSCDQSNRPESSSSCFQRPCSKWFTTSWSQCSKTCGSGVQVREVKCYQGEELVTRGHSCDSALKPEARQSCEIQSCPTEAPAAAPAASVAIDDSCQDKPTANCALVLKVKLCSHWYYRKACCQSCKAPRP
- the si:ch211-267e7.3 gene encoding ADAMTS-like protein 2 isoform X2, translating into MNEPCSVTEASLSRCAPSSCCTSRSSRSTTTTGTARSGGRVEQQQRDSPSPPHSVGGQNGKQTSDKEEVFQWWGEWSSWSSCSRSCGGGVRSQERHCLIQRLSTTQNVNSSYCVGSPKQYQLCPNQPCPSPSVSFKQHQCSQFNSKAFGRRYFQWIPLYPADYISISNKPCDLQCTTISGERQLLVPAHDGTFCSDTKYHGVCIEGFCQPVGCDGQLYSSKTVDRCGVCGGNGTSCQRVSGSYRKALTQLGYVFITNIPAGASDIQIIERHKTENVLALSDEAGHFFFNGHSVFDHPQNFRVAGTVFKYRRPSNVFSDGLEYIIAQGPTVQGLNVMYYNLNGKLPHITYEFTIPSRDVTSERLPTGPSYSHLNLTHYAVKEGVRGDQLRKSNQSRGSAASFNHYNTQLGADDHSDVQEEEEEEEEEEEEEEELVWEIRTPSPPPPAAMLVFRPADVTSHVISHNDVEERGPPAPSGYRGSSNLIDEPSTADDNTLLLAFPGSQSVPPAALPEDAPYLLLEELHYNQTHLYTHSLTQLNTHSVNHTLTDTHVDTPSSTDTKVHTVPDTHSDTHAAVLVQLHQVSAVQAVGTESNDFDVGLDPDVSLADMYRWKISAYAPCSSTCTTGITTSYALCVRYDGTEVDDSYCDSLARPEPTHEFCTGKECPPRWETSGWSECSRTCGEGVQYRTVRCWKMLSPGLDSSVYDSLCLSHDLHKPANRKVCLGQSCGPQWEVSEWSECSARCGSRGVRSREVRCSMEIRLCNRSSQPIESQECEGPPCDRRWTVTDWGPCSGVCGEGRMVRAVMCRSSGGVVMSEEQCDQSLRPLAIHPCGDRDCAPHWVEQEWQQCNATCGRGVRQRQVVCSGLEGGVFKEFPESSCDQSNRPESSSSCFQRPCSKWFTTSWSQCSKTCGSGVQVREVKCYQGEELVTRGHSCDSALKPEARQSCEIQSCPTEAPAAPAASVAIDDSCQDKPTANCALVLKVKLCSHWYYRKACCQSCKAPRP